From the genome of Papaver somniferum cultivar HN1 chromosome 2, ASM357369v1, whole genome shotgun sequence, one region includes:
- the LOC113348514 gene encoding transcription initiation factor IIF subunit alpha-like, with product MSFDLQLKPSCGGCGSTSDLYGSNCKHMTLCLNCGKRMTENRAKCYDCGTQITRLIREYNVRACSTSDKNYFIGRFVSGVPGFSKKKNAENKWALRKEGLVGRQVTDTLREKFKNKPWLLEDETGQFQYHGHLEGAQCASYYLLMMQGKEFVAIPAGSWYNFNKVAQYKQLTLEEAEEKMKNRRKTADGYERWMMKVANSGAATFGEVERDEKEAGGSRGGRKKANDDEDEGNVSDKGDEDEEEEAQRKNRLGLNKKDGDDDEEGPRGGDLDMDDDDIEKGDDWEHEEIFTDDDEAVGNDPEEREDLAPEVPAPPEIKQDEDDDDEANEEEGGGLSKSGKELKKLLGRSAGMNDSDAEEEDDDDDEADDDVSMSPVLAPKKKDTPKEEPVDTPAKAAPSGSTRATPSTTSKSTKSKRKASGDDGKVANSAPLKKVKAENESKSSAKEGSASVSKVNNAIPSRNSASSSAKAPADQSTGPVTEEEIRAVLVQGARVTTQDLVAKFKARLKSKEDKDAFAAILRRISKIQKFNGANYVVLRDK from the exons ATGTCTTTCGATTTACAGCTAAAGCCATCATGTGGAGGTTGCGGATCCACTTCTGATCTCTACGGAAGCAACTGCAAGCATATGACACTCTGCTTGAACTGTGGAAAACGAATGACTGAGAATCGCGCTAAGTGTTATGATTGCGGTACTCAAATCACTCGCTTGATTAGG GAGTATAACGTTCGAGCATGTTCTACTAGTGATAAGAATTACTTTATTGGCAGATTTGTTTCAGGAGTCCCAGGGTTTTCTAAGAAGAAAAATGCTGAAAATAAATGGGCGCTACGAAAAGAGGGACTTGTGGGGCGTCAAGTTACGGATACCTTACGG GAAAAGTTCAAGAATAAACCTTGGCTTTTGGAGGATGAGACAGGCCAATTTCAGTATCATGGACACCTTGAAGGTGCGCAATGTGCAAGTTATTACCTGTTAATGATGCAAGGGAAGGAGTTTGTTGCTATTCCTGCTGGTTCCTG GTACAACTTTAACAAAGTTGCACAGTATAAGCAACTAACCCTGGAAGAAgctgaagagaagatgaagaacaggagAAAGACTGCTGATGGGTATGAAAGATGGATGATGAAAGTAGCAAATAGTGGAGCAGCTACTTTTGGTGAAGTGGAGAGGGATGAGAAGGAGGCTGGTGGATCTAGGGGAGGACGTAAAAAAgcaaatgatgatgaagatgaaggcaATGTCTCAGATAAGGGGGACgaggatgaagaagaggaagcacAAAGGAAAAATAGACTCGGACTCAACAAGAAAGATggcgatgatgatgaagaaggtcCAAGGGGAGGTGATCTTGACATGGATGACGACGATATTGAGAAGG GCGACGACTGGGAACATGAAGAAATATTCACTGATGATGATGAAGCTGTTGGTAATGATCCCGAGGAACGAGAAGATTTAGCTCCAGAAGTTCCTGCTCCCCCAGAAATCAAGCAG gacgaagatgatgatgatgaggctAATGAAGAGGAGGGTGGTGGACTGAGCAAATCTGGGAAGGAGTTAAAAAAACTGCTAGGACGTTCAGCTGGAATGAATGATTCAGATGCCGAAGAGGAAGACGATGATGACGAT GAAGCGGATGATGATGTGAGCATGTCACCTGTGTTGGCTCCAAAAAAGAAGGATACACCTAAAGAAGAACCTGTTGACACTCCTGCAAAAGCAGCGCCATCGGGATCTACTCGTGCAACCCCATCTACTACATCCAAATCTACGAAGTCAAAGAGAAAAGCATCTGGGGATGATGGTAAAGTTGCCAATAGTGCTCCTTTGAAAAAGGTGAAGGCGGAAAAT GAATCAAAATCTTCTGCAAAAGAGGGGTCTGCATCGGTTTCCAAAGTTAACAACGCCATACCATCAAGGAATTCAGCTTCGTCTTCCGCCAAAGCTCCCGCAGACCAATCTACTGGCCCTGTTACCGAGGAAGAAATCAGGGCTGTCTTGGTACAAGGTGCTCGAGTAACGACCCAAGACCTCGTGGCAAAATTTAAGGCAAGGCTGAAGTCAAAAGAG GACAAAGATGCTTTCGCTGCAATTTTGAGGCGCATTTCAAAGATACAGAAGTTCAATGGGGCCAACTACGTGGTATTAAGGGATAAGTAA
- the LOC113348515 gene encoding protein HOMOLOG OF MAMMALIAN LYST-INTERACTING PROTEIN 5-like, protein MGSESEPAKLLLPYLQRADELQKHEPLVAYYCRLYAMERGLKIPSNQRTKTTNSLLISLMNQLEKDKKSIQLGPDDSMYVEGFASNVFGKADKIDRAGRADLNTAKTFYAASIFFEILNQFGEIQPELEQRQKYAAWKAADIRKALKEGRKPEPGPPGGDKDELDASDEINSSYDVGPSESSPANHHGVPDNSSTQSHDRVNYQPPVNSATVHPSYPTSDYPSDEFYPTPSPPHRPDHSAFQPTSPAQRPDNSAFQPTSPPHRPDNSAYLPHPTTHRPENFDPPPPYQHQPYPHEPQQPGQPTYPSHDTPSSSFSYPNFQTYPSFSDHSLPSVPTHQPSYYQGPDSSSFSHQSPPPSVSHQPPPPTVSHQSAPPSVPQHPSTAEYPSGRRNSEPAMQAFQYDSNYLPAPEKIAEAHKAARFAVGALAFDDVAIAVDFLRKSLELLTNPSAGIQ, encoded by the exons ATGGGGAGCGAAAGTGAACCAGCAAAACTTCTACTACCTTACCTTCAAAGAGCTGACGAATTGCAGAAACATGAGCCTTTAGTTGCTTATTATT GTCGACTATATGCGATGGAACGAGGACTCAAAATTCCGTCGAATCAACGGACCAAAACTACAAATTCCCTCCTCATCTCGCTCATGAATCAGCTTGAAAAG GACAAGAAGTCTATACAATTGGGACCTGACGACAGCATGTATGTGGAGGGATTTGCCTCCAACGTTTTCGGGAAAGCTGATAAGATAGATAGGGCTGGACGTGCAGATCT GAATACTGCAAAAACCTTTTACGCAGCAAGTATCTTCTTTGAGATTCTAAACCAGTTTGGGGAAATCCAGCCTGAA CTTGAGCAAAGGCAAAAGTATGCTGCATGGAAAGCAGCAGATATAAGAAAAGCTTTGAAAGAAGGGCGTAAACCTGAACCAGGCCCCCCTGGTGGTGATAAAGATGAACTGGATGCTTCAGATGAAATAAACAGCTCATAT GATGTTGGACCAAGTGAAAGCTCACCAGCTAATCATCATGGAGTACCAGACAATTCATCAACTCAGTCCCATGATAGGGTAAACTACCAACCGCCAGTGAACTCAGCTACAGTACATCCTTCATATCCAACTTCTGATTACCCTTCTGATGAATTTTACCCTACTCCTTCACCACCCCATAGACCCGATCATTCTGCTTTCCAACCTACTTCACCAGCTCAGAGACCGGATAATTCTGCTTTCCAACCTACCTCACCACCACACAGACCTGATAATTCTGCTTACTTACCTCATCCAACAACTCACAGACCTGAAAACTTTGATCCTCCTCCTCCTTATCAGCATCAACCCTACCCACATGAACCCCAGCAACCAGGGCAACCAACTTACCCTTCTCATGATACTCCCTCTTCGTCTTTCTCTTATCCTAATTTTCAAACTTACCCTAGTTTTTCCGACCACAGCCTCCCATCAGTCCCGACACACCAACCATCTTACTATCAAGGTCCTGATAGCTCATCCTTCTCTCACCAATCACCACCTCCCTCTGTATCTCATCAGCCACCACCTCCCACTGTATCTCACCAGTCAGCACCTCCCTCTGTACCGCAACACCCCTCAACAGCAGAATACCCTTCTGGCAGAAGAAACTCAGAGCCTGCTATGCAGGCTTTTCAGTATGACAGCAATTACCTACCAGCCCCTGAAAAGATAGCTGAGGCTCACAAGGCTGCAAGATTTGCTGTTGGAGCTCTAGCCTTTGATGACGTAGCTATTGCAGTAGATTTCCTCAGAAAATCCCTTGAGCTGTTAACAAATCCATCAGCAGGAATCCAGTAA